Proteins from a genomic interval of Orbaceae bacterium lpD02:
- the rpsM gene encoding 30S ribosomal protein S13: MARIAGINIPDQQHTVIALQAIYGIGNTRAKLICKEAGIDEHVKIRELSEDQIEKLREQVAKFTVEGDLRREVTMSIKRLLDLGCYRGIRHRRGLPVRGQRTKTNARTRKGPRKPIKK; encoded by the coding sequence GTGGCCCGTATCGCAGGCATTAACATTCCTGATCAACAGCATACTGTAATTGCTTTACAAGCGATCTATGGTATCGGAAATACTCGTGCAAAGTTAATTTGTAAAGAAGCGGGTATTGATGAGCATGTTAAGATCAGAGAACTATCTGAAGATCAGATTGAAAAGTTACGTGAACAAGTCGCAAAATTCACAGTTGAAGGTGATTTGCGTCGTGAAGTGACTATGAGTATCAAGCGTTTATTAGACCTTGGTTGTTATCGTGGTATACGTCATCGCCGTGGACTTCCAGTTCGTGGTCAACGTACAAAGACTAACGCTCGTACCCGTAAGGGCCCGCGTAAGCCTATCAAGAAATAA
- the rpsK gene encoding 30S ribosomal protein S11, with product MAKTPVRARKRVKKQVSDGIAYIHASFNNTIVTITDRQGNALGWATAGGSGFRGSRKSTPFAAQVAAERCAEAVKEYGIKNLEVMVKGPGPGRESTIRALNAAGYRITNITDVTPIPHNGCRPPKKRRI from the coding sequence ATGGCAAAGACACCTGTTCGTGCACGTAAACGTGTAAAAAAACAAGTTTCTGATGGTATAGCTTATATTCATGCATCTTTTAACAATACAATCGTCACTATTACCGATCGTCAAGGTAATGCGTTAGGTTGGGCAACCGCTGGTGGTTCAGGATTCCGAGGCTCTCGTAAGTCAACTCCGTTTGCGGCACAAGTTGCAGCAGAACGCTGTGCTGAAGCTGTTAAAGAGTACGGAATTAAGAATCTGGAAGTTATGGTAAAAGGACCTGGTCCTGGTCGTGAGTCAACAATCCGAGCGTTAAATGCTGCGGGTTATCGCATCACTAATATTACTGATGTCACTCCGATTCCTCATAACGGTTGTCGTCCACCAAAGAAACGTCGTATTTAA
- the rpsD gene encoding 30S ribosomal protein S4, producing MARYLGPKLKLSRREGTDLFLKSGVRAVESKCKLEQAPGQHGARKPRLSDYGVQLREKQKVRRIYGILEKQFRNYYKEAARIKGNTGENLLNLLESRLDNVVYRMGFGATRAEARQLVSHKAVLVNGHVVNIASYKVLPEDVVSVREKAKKQSRVKAALELAEQREKPTWLEVDASKMEGTFKRMPERSDLSADINEHLIVELYSK from the coding sequence ATGGCAAGATATTTGGGACCAAAACTCAAATTAAGTCGTCGTGAAGGTACTGATTTATTTTTAAAATCAGGTGTTCGCGCGGTAGAGAGTAAATGTAAGCTAGAACAAGCCCCTGGTCAGCATGGTGCGCGTAAACCGCGTTTATCTGACTATGGTGTTCAGTTACGAGAAAAACAGAAAGTTCGTCGTATTTATGGAATTTTAGAAAAACAATTTCGTAATTATTATAAAGAAGCAGCTCGAATTAAAGGTAATACAGGTGAAAACCTATTAAATCTTTTAGAATCTCGACTAGATAACGTTGTTTATCGTATGGGATTTGGCGCAACTCGTGCTGAAGCTCGTCAGTTAGTAAGCCATAAAGCGGTATTAGTTAATGGTCATGTTGTAAATATCGCCTCTTACAAGGTTTTACCTGAAGATGTGGTTAGTGTTCGTGAGAAAGCTAAAAAGCAATCACGAGTTAAAGCAGCATTAGAATTAGCTGAACAACGTGAGAAGCCGACTTGGTTAGAAGTTGATGCCAGTAAAATGGAAGGGACATTTAAACGTATGCCTGAACGCTCAGATTTATCAGCGGACATCAATGAACATTTGATCGTTGAACTTTACTCTAAGTAA
- the rpoA gene encoding DNA-directed RNA polymerase subunit alpha yields the protein MQGSVTEFLKPHLVDVVQYNHTHAKVTLEPLERGFGHTLGNALRRILLSSMPGCAVTEVEIDGVLHEYSTKEGVQEDVLDILLNLKKLAIKVHNKDDVMLTVNKTGAGVVTAADIIHDGDVEIVNSDLVICHLTDANASISMRIRVQRGRGYVPASARVRAEDDERPIGRLLVDACFSPIDRIAYSVEAARVEQRTDLDKLVIDMETNGTIDPEESIRRASTILAEQLEAFVDLRDIRQPEIKEDKPEFDPILLRPVDDLELTVRSANCLKAEAVHYIGDLVQRTEVELLKTPNLGKKSLTEIKDVLASRGLSLGMRLENWPPASIVED from the coding sequence ATGCAGGGTTCTGTAACAGAGTTTTTAAAACCTCACCTAGTTGATGTTGTTCAATATAATCATACACACGCTAAAGTGACTTTAGAGCCACTGGAGCGCGGGTTTGGTCATACACTAGGCAATGCACTGCGCCGTATTTTATTATCATCAATGCCGGGATGTGCTGTAACGGAAGTTGAGATCGATGGCGTGTTGCATGAATACAGTACTAAAGAAGGCGTTCAGGAAGATGTGCTTGATATTCTTCTCAATTTGAAAAAATTGGCGATTAAAGTGCACAATAAAGATGATGTAATGCTTACTGTGAATAAAACAGGTGCAGGTGTTGTTACTGCTGCTGATATTATTCATGATGGTGATGTTGAAATCGTCAATTCTGATCTTGTGATCTGTCATCTTACTGACGCTAATGCTTCAATTAGTATGCGTATTCGTGTGCAAAGAGGCCGTGGGTATGTTCCCGCTTCCGCTCGCGTTCGAGCTGAAGATGATGAACGCCCGATTGGTCGTTTATTGGTTGATGCTTGTTTTAGTCCTATTGACAGGATTGCATATTCTGTAGAAGCTGCCCGTGTTGAACAGCGTACGGATTTAGATAAATTAGTTATCGATATGGAAACTAATGGAACTATTGATCCTGAAGAGTCAATTAGACGTGCCTCTACAATTTTGGCTGAACAACTTGAAGCTTTTGTTGACTTAAGAGATATTCGTCAACCAGAGATAAAAGAAGATAAACCAGAATTTGATCCAATTCTGCTACGACCTGTAGATGATTTGGAATTAACTGTTCGTTCTGCAAACTGTTTAAAAGCAGAAGCAGTTCATTACATTGGTGATTTAGTACAACGTACTGAAGTTGAGTTATTAAAAACCCCTAACCTTGGTAAGAAATCGCTTACTGAAATTAAGGATGTGCTCGCTTCTCGTGGTTTATCTCTTGGCATGCGCTTAGAGAACTGGCCGCCAGCAAGTATTGTTGAAGACTAA
- the rplQ gene encoding 50S ribosomal protein L17 — translation MRHRKSGRQLNRNSSHRQAMFRNMTSSLVEHEIIKTTLPKAKELRRVVEPLITLAKSDCEANRRLAFARIRNTDTVKKLFADLGPRFADRPGGYIRILKCGFRAGDNAPMAYIELVDRPAIDAEPAAAE, via the coding sequence ATGCGCCATCGTAAAAGTGGTCGTCAACTGAATCGTAATAGCAGCCATCGTCAGGCAATGTTTCGTAATATGACAAGTTCTCTTGTTGAACACGAAATTATCAAGACAACTTTACCTAAGGCTAAAGAGCTGCGTCGAGTAGTTGAACCTTTAATAACATTAGCCAAAAGTGATTGCGAGGCTAATCGTCGTTTGGCTTTCGCTCGTATCCGTAATACAGATACAGTGAAAAAATTATTTGCTGATTTAGGTCCGCGTTTTGCTGATCGTCCAGGGGGTTATATTCGCATTTTAAAATGTGGTTTCCGTGCTGGCGACAATGCACCAATGGCTTATATTGAGTTGGTTGATCGACCAGCGATAGATGC